A genomic stretch from Tribolium castaneum strain GA2 chromosome 6, icTriCast1.1, whole genome shotgun sequence includes:
- the LOC657280 gene encoding pre-mRNA-splicing factor Syf2, producing MSTTEDKPLSFAERQRERMKRLRNLHTLRNEARTHNHQEVVAEDARNKLPANWESRKKRAEWILNDQKAREEAAQNGEDYDRNKLLDISAVDAEKIEKKKKKKNPDQGFSDFEAATFRQYNRLVRSMGPKDMEKYQEEKEKYGEAFYGGPHVIIHGLHQDRPEAIDNMVKNLENQIAKRNKYSRRRTHNDDADIDYINERNAKFNKKLDRFYGEHTAEIKQNLERGTAV from the coding sequence ATGAGCACCACCGAAGACAAGCCCCTCAGTTTTGCCGAACGGCAGCGTGAGCGTATGAAGCGCCTCCGCAACTTGCACACTTTACGTAACGAAGCGCGAACGCACAACCACCAGGAAGTCGTTGCTGAAGACGCCCGTAATAAGCTGCCTGCCAATTGGGAGTCGCGTAAGAAACGCGCAGAATGGATTTTAAACGATCAGAAAGCGCGAGAAGAGGCCGCACAGAATGGCGAAGACTATGACAGGAACAAGCTTCTTGATATTTCAGCAGTGGACGCTGAGAAGATcgaaaagaagaagaaaaagaagaatcCAGACCAAGGCTTCTCAGATTTTGAGGCGGCGACGTTCCGGCAGTACAACCGCCTGGTGAGGAGCATGGGGCCCAAGGACATGGAGAAGTACCAGGAGGAGAAGGAGAAGTACGGGGAGGCGTTCTATGGGGGCCCCCATGTCATTATCCACGGGCTGCATCAGGACAGGCCTGAGGCTATTGACAACATGGTGAAGAATCTCGAAAATCAAATCGCAAAGAGGAACAAATATTCGAGGAGGAGGACTCATAATGACGATGCTGATATTGATTATATCAACGAGAGAAACGCCAAGTTTAACAAGAAGTTGGATCGGTTTTACGGGGAACACACGGCTGAAATTAAACAGAACCTGGAGAGAGGGACTGCGGTTTAA
- the LOC657203 gene encoding cathepsin B-like cysteine proteinase 4 gives MQKIIILCALLPLSWSNPNVTLLINQINSQQSSWTARINPFDDIESRLGFLGIHPDPNFQLEVLEWEEPRTVIPATFDAREYWPQCKDVIGNIRNQGKCGSCWAFAAAEVMSDRLCVATNGSVKFEFSPEDLINCCETCGKKCKGGYSYYAWKYYTSTGLVSGGDYNTSRGCQPYSKSNFNDGVSPECSKTCQNTKYPTSYLNDRHFGDGTYYILKNVTTIQQEILLRGGPVMAGFDVYEDFKLYREGVYVHTSGALLGSHAVKIIGWGTENGWAYWLVANSWGKDWGALGGVFKIRRGTNECKIEQSIITGHVRKDEKSSTSTTPVPGSGVRVVGSGVGAVLAMVLFYLLKF, from the exons atgcaaaaaataatcattttgtGTGCTTTACTGCCATTATCATGGTCAAATCCCAACGTTACGCTTCTTATCAATCAAATTAATTCCCAACAATCATCATGGACTGCCAGGATTAACCCTTTTGACGACATCGAGTCCCGCTTGGGATTTTTGGGGATTCACCCAGATCCAAATTTCCAACTAGAAGTTTTAGAGTGGGAAGAGCCCCGAACCGTAATCCCTGCAACTTTCGATGCTCGTGAATATTGGCCCCAATGTAAAGACGTAATCGGGAATATTCGCAATCAGGGAAAATGTGGCTCATGTTGG GCGTTTGCTGCGGCCGAAGTCATGTCAGACCGACTGTGCGTAGCAACGAACGGTTCagtcaaatttgaattttcgcCCGAAGATCTTATCAATTGTTGCGAAACTTGTGGAAAGAAATGTAAAGGGGGTTACTCATACTACGCTTGGAAGTATTATACATCGACAGGACTCGTATCTGGGGGTGACTACAACACGTCAAGG ggATGCCAACCCTACTCGAAGTCGAATTTCAACGACGGTGTTTCACCTGAGTGTAGCAAAACTTGTCAAAACACCAAATACCCCACATCGTACCTCAATGACAGACATTTTGGTGATGGCACTTATTATATTCTCAAAAATGTGACAACTATCCAACAGGAAATTTTACTGAGAGGGGGCCCAGTCATGGCCGGCTTCGATGTCTATGAAGATTTCAAATTATACCGAGAAG GTGTTTATGTTCACACGTCTGGCGCTTTGCTTGGTAGCCATGCGGTCAAAATAATTGGGTGGGGGACGGAGAATGGATGGGCCTATTGGTTGGTTGCAAATTCGTGGGGGAAAGACTGGGGCGCGTTAGGGGGTGTTTTCAAAATCCGAAGAGGGACGAATGAATGTAAGATTGAACAGTCGATCATAACCGGACATGTGCGGAAAGATGAGAAAAGCAGCACAAGCACTACTCCAGTGCCAGGTTCTGGAGTAAGGGTTGTAGGGTCCGGAGTTGGGGCTGTTCTCGCCATGGtgctgttttatttgttgaaattttaa